One genomic region from Xenopus laevis strain J_2021 chromosome 2L, Xenopus_laevis_v10.1, whole genome shotgun sequence encodes:
- the stk40.L gene encoding serine/threonine-protein kinase 40 isoform X1 — translation MRNFRCQVRSDGEPGSVSSGGLVVRSCLLLKPNQGDVSELKKQGQACVTEDKMKRRASERDVGETSARSKALCSSISGSNAKRAGPFILGPRLGNSPVPSIVQCLARKDGTDDFYQLKILSLEERGDKAGETQEERQGKMLLHTEYSLLSLLHNQDGVVHHHGLFQDRTCEIVEDIEANKLVRKMRKRICLVLDCLCAHDFSDKTADLINLQHYVIKEKRLGERETVVIFYDVVRVVEALHKKNIVHRDLKLGNMVLNKRTHRITITNFCLGKHLVSEDDLLKDQRGSPAYISPDVLSGRPYRGKPSDMWALGVVLFTMLYGQFPFYDSIPQELFRKIKAAEYSIPEDGRVSENTVCLIRKLLVLDPLQRLTASEVLESLGGIISSWQSMSSLSGPLQVVPDIDHLTSLENSQEAKVTEESSQYEFETYMRQQLLLAEEKNTIHEAKNFPQKHHFGNFPPIRRLGYDAKPVSPLDAAILAQRYLPPPHMALSNSH, via the exons ATGCGTAATTTCCGTTGTCAAGTGCGCAGCGATGGAGAGCCGGGGTCGGTGAGCAGCGGAGGCCTGGTGGTCCGCTCTTGCTTACTCCTTAAGCCGAACCAGGGCGATGTGTCTGAACTGAAGAAGCAGGGGCAGGCTTGCGTCACAG AGGACAAGATGAAGAGGAGAGCATCTGAAAGGGATGTCGGAGAGACTTCAGCAAGGTCCAAAGCTCTCTGCAGTAGCATCTCTGGAAGTAATGCTAAGAGGGCAGGGCCATTCATTCTAG GGCCTCGCTTAGGAAACTCTCCAGTTCCCAGTATTGTTCAGTGCCTGGCACGAAAGGATGGTACAGATGACTTTTATCAGCTAAAG atcCTGAGTTTGGAGGAAAGAGGTGATAAAGCAGGGGAGACACAGGAGGAGAGACAGGGTAAAATGCTTCTTCATACAGAGTACTCCCTTCTGTCACTTCTTCATAATCAGGACGGAGTGGTTCACCATCATGGCCTCTTCCAG GACAGGACCTGTGAGATAGTGGAAGACATAGAAGCCAATAAATTAGTTCGGAAAATGCGAAAACGCATATGTCTTGTGCTGGATTGTTTATGTGCACATGACTTCAGTGACAAAACTGCTGACCTCATCAATTTGCagcattatgtaataaaagaaaaacgaCTGGGAGAGCGTGAGACTGTTGTCATTTTCTATGATGTTGTTCGGGTTGTGGAAGCCTTACACAAG AAGAATATAGTACACAGAGACTTGAAACTGGGCAACATGGTTCTGAATAAGAG GACTCATAGAATAACCATCACCAATTTTTGCCTTGGGAAACACTTGGTGAGTGAAGATGACCTTCTGAAAGATCAGAGAGGAAGTCCAGCATACATCAGTCCTGATGTACTCAGTG GTCGTCCTTACCGGGGCAAACCAAGTGATATGTGGGCTTTGGGAGTTGTGCTTTTTACCATGCTCTATGGACAGTTTCCTTTCTATGACAGCATACCTCAGGAACTGTTCCGCAAAATAAAGGCAGCAGAATATTCAATTCCAGA AGATGGGCGAGTATCTGAAAATACTGTTTGTCTTATTCGAAAACTGCTTGTCCTGGACCCCCTGCAGCGCCTAACAGCATCTGAAGTTTTAGAGTCCCTTGGTGGCATCATATCTTCATG GCAGTCCATGTCTTCTCTTAGTGGCCCGTTGCAAGTTGTTCCTGACATTGATCACCTGACAAGTCTGGAGAACTCTCAAGAG GCAAAAGTAACAGAGGAATCCTCACAGTATGAATTTGAGACCTATATGCGACAACAACTCCTGCTGGCTGAAGAGAAAAACACAATCCATGAAGCCAAAAACTTCCCACAAAAGCATCACTTCGGTAATTTCCCCCCCATCAGAAGACTGGGATATGATGCTAAGCCTGTAAGCCCATTGGATGCTGCCATATTGGCTCAGCGATACCTTCCTCCTCCACACATGGCTCTCTCTAATTCTCACTAG
- the stk40.L gene encoding serine/threonine-protein kinase 40 isoform X2, with protein MKRRASERDVGETSARSKALCSSISGSNAKRAGPFILGPRLGNSPVPSIVQCLARKDGTDDFYQLKILSLEERGDKAGETQEERQGKMLLHTEYSLLSLLHNQDGVVHHHGLFQDRTCEIVEDIEANKLVRKMRKRICLVLDCLCAHDFSDKTADLINLQHYVIKEKRLGERETVVIFYDVVRVVEALHKKNIVHRDLKLGNMVLNKRTHRITITNFCLGKHLVSEDDLLKDQRGSPAYISPDVLSGRPYRGKPSDMWALGVVLFTMLYGQFPFYDSIPQELFRKIKAAEYSIPEDGRVSENTVCLIRKLLVLDPLQRLTASEVLESLGGIISSWQSMSSLSGPLQVVPDIDHLTSLENSQEAKVTEESSQYEFETYMRQQLLLAEEKNTIHEAKNFPQKHHFGNFPPIRRLGYDAKPVSPLDAAILAQRYLPPPHMALSNSH; from the exons ATGAAGAGGAGAGCATCTGAAAGGGATGTCGGAGAGACTTCAGCAAGGTCCAAAGCTCTCTGCAGTAGCATCTCTGGAAGTAATGCTAAGAGGGCAGGGCCATTCATTCTAG GGCCTCGCTTAGGAAACTCTCCAGTTCCCAGTATTGTTCAGTGCCTGGCACGAAAGGATGGTACAGATGACTTTTATCAGCTAAAG atcCTGAGTTTGGAGGAAAGAGGTGATAAAGCAGGGGAGACACAGGAGGAGAGACAGGGTAAAATGCTTCTTCATACAGAGTACTCCCTTCTGTCACTTCTTCATAATCAGGACGGAGTGGTTCACCATCATGGCCTCTTCCAG GACAGGACCTGTGAGATAGTGGAAGACATAGAAGCCAATAAATTAGTTCGGAAAATGCGAAAACGCATATGTCTTGTGCTGGATTGTTTATGTGCACATGACTTCAGTGACAAAACTGCTGACCTCATCAATTTGCagcattatgtaataaaagaaaaacgaCTGGGAGAGCGTGAGACTGTTGTCATTTTCTATGATGTTGTTCGGGTTGTGGAAGCCTTACACAAG AAGAATATAGTACACAGAGACTTGAAACTGGGCAACATGGTTCTGAATAAGAG GACTCATAGAATAACCATCACCAATTTTTGCCTTGGGAAACACTTGGTGAGTGAAGATGACCTTCTGAAAGATCAGAGAGGAAGTCCAGCATACATCAGTCCTGATGTACTCAGTG GTCGTCCTTACCGGGGCAAACCAAGTGATATGTGGGCTTTGGGAGTTGTGCTTTTTACCATGCTCTATGGACAGTTTCCTTTCTATGACAGCATACCTCAGGAACTGTTCCGCAAAATAAAGGCAGCAGAATATTCAATTCCAGA AGATGGGCGAGTATCTGAAAATACTGTTTGTCTTATTCGAAAACTGCTTGTCCTGGACCCCCTGCAGCGCCTAACAGCATCTGAAGTTTTAGAGTCCCTTGGTGGCATCATATCTTCATG GCAGTCCATGTCTTCTCTTAGTGGCCCGTTGCAAGTTGTTCCTGACATTGATCACCTGACAAGTCTGGAGAACTCTCAAGAG GCAAAAGTAACAGAGGAATCCTCACAGTATGAATTTGAGACCTATATGCGACAACAACTCCTGCTGGCTGAAGAGAAAAACACAATCCATGAAGCCAAAAACTTCCCACAAAAGCATCACTTCGGTAATTTCCCCCCCATCAGAAGACTGGGATATGATGCTAAGCCTGTAAGCCCATTGGATGCTGCCATATTGGCTCAGCGATACCTTCCTCCTCCACACATGGCTCTCTCTAATTCTCACTAG